The following are encoded together in the Malaya genurostris strain Urasoe2022 chromosome 3, Malgen_1.1, whole genome shotgun sequence genome:
- the LOC131433800 gene encoding midnolin homolog, whose amino-acid sequence LEAPPPPPRRGGSQHQICPGSNCNGTATTFLQLSQEHLKQPGMKLFPNYTPPIPPHTGTSSNASSGNFSTLSNNVNNHHYHQITYQTQTLAPLRLNQDHFNAKTNTLGGGGLAVCSGQPNGRQKYQTHHHHHHHQHHHPQHQQSHHRQLSDHELDDDVFDDNEDDSNNSGTTSPPPSQPPPQTSPSTPTPPELPIRNGLVANYNVNTLNHINNNTVAIAGRAAGGGGGGCVIRENGIKMSSPGTVAITSGERPVLTNGGGGTGGGRKTMRHYH is encoded by the coding sequence CTAGAGGCTCCCCCTCCACCACCTCGGAGGGGAGGTTCGCAGCATCAAATTTGTCCTGGCAGTAATTGCAACGGAACGGCTACCACATTCCTACAGCTGAGTCAGGAGCATCTGAAGCAGCCGGGAATGAAACTTTTCCCCAATTACACCCCACCGATTCCACCGCACACCGGCACCAGTAGTAACGCAAGCTCCGGCAACTTCTCGACGTTGTCCAACAATGTCAACAACCATCACTATCACCAAATCACCTATCAGACGCAAACCCTTGCACCGCTACGGCTGAATCAGGACCACTTTAATGCCAAAACGAACACCCTCGGCGGTGGAGGGTTGGCCGTCTGTTCCGGCCAGCCAAATGGTCGCCAGAAATATCAGACccatcaccaccaccatcatcacCAGCACCACCACCCACAACACCAACAGTCCCATCATCGTCAGTTGTCCGACCACGAACTGGACGACGATGTGTTCGACGATAATGAGGATGACAGCAACAATAGTGGAACCACATCGCCACCACCATCGCAACCACCGCCGCAAACGTCACCGTCCACACCGACACCCCCGGAACTGCCGATCCGCAATGGGTTGGTAGCAAATTACAATGTAAATACACTTAATCACATCAACAATAATACCGTCGCCATTGCCGGCAGGGCTGCCGGTGGTGGTGGCGGTGGTTGTGTCATTCGAGAGAATGGCATAAAAATGTCATCTCCCGGTACGGTTGCCATCACGTCCGGCGAACGGCCCGTTTTGACGAACGGTGGGGGTGGAACCGGCGGCGGTAGGAAAACAATGCGACACTATCACTGA
- the LOC131435037 gene encoding leucine-rich repeat neuronal protein 3-like, translated as MLCQVIHITLVPVLLLGTFLLPTGHAGLANCPIGCQCDDDTLVVTCGEGHLDVLPIVLNPSLQRLVIKNNKIKTIDSSMQFYAELTFLDLSYNHLFNMPPRTFAYQKKLTELHLNHNKVGSISNKTFLGLESLSILNLRGNFLDELTEGVFFGLKKLEELNLGQNRIGKIDSKAFEGLTNLKVLYLDDNTLSAVPSTAFGPLTSLAELYLGINSFTTIPKDAFVKLNKLSHLDLKGAALSNVTSESFNGLEDLRTLDLSDNRLNRIPTTELMSLVRLEELALGQNDFDSISTAAFAGMSNLRKLDISGSLKLNRIDGGAFSANANLEEIVIASNKALTEIHEGALSGLPHLKRLILKDNALTTLSDGLFSWNELVDLDLSENPIVCDCRILWLRNVLVNKSNGSQNQIPVICASPDRLREQALQVLSPDLLGCSHTDPRQQAIICAVLVAAAAILTTLALVLYKCRRRIREVVKGGWGNSAIGRKEREYQKTFSEEDYMGRHSNPCGLGVHPTTLNNYQINNHHTHGIRHIPVTEL; from the coding sequence ATGCTATGCCAAGTTATACACATCACACTGGTTCCAGTGCTGCTGCTGGGTACCTTCCTGTTACCCACTGGTCATGCCGGCTTAGCCAACTGCCCCATAGGGTGCCAGTGCGATGACGACACCCTAGTAGTGACCTGCGGTGAAGGCCATCTGGACGTTTTACCGATAGTTCTGAATCCATCGCTTCAGCGATTGGTcattaaaaacaataaaatcaaAACCATTGACTCGTCAATGCAGTTCTATGCCGAACTTACATTCCTGGACCTGAGCTACAACCATTTGTTCAACATGCCGCCACGAACATTCGCTTACCAGAAGAAACTTACTGAGCTGCACCTGAATCACAACAAGGTGGGCTCTATTTCGAACAAAACCTTCCTCGGATTGGAATCGCTTTCGATCCTAAATCTCCGGGGAAACTTTCTGGATGAGCTAACGGAAGGTGTATTCTTCGGTTTGAAAAAACTTGAAGAGCTCAATTTAGGTCAGAATAGGATTGGAAAAATTGACTCGAAAGCGTTCGAGGGTTTGACAAATCTGAAGGTTCTGTATCTGGACGACAATACGTTAAGCGCCGTCCCATCAACGGCGTTCGGACCACTGACCAGTTTAGCGGAACTTTACTTaggaataaattcgtttaccaccatTCCGAAGGATGCATTTGTGAAGCTTAATAAGTTAAGTCATCTGGATTTGAAAGGAGCGGCTCTTTCCAATGTTACCAGCGAGAGTTTCAATGGATTGGAGGATTTAAGGACACTGGATTTGTCGGATAACCGATTGAATCGGATACCGACCACGGAGCTAATGTCGTTGGTTCGGTTGGAGGAACTGGCATTAGGACAAAATGACTTTGATAGCATTTCGACAGCGGCCTTCGCGGGAATGAGCAACCTTAGAAAATTGGACATATCAGGATCGTTAAAACTGAATAGAATCGATGGTGGAGCATTTTCGGCTAATGCAAATCTCGAGGAAATCGTTATAGCGTCAAACAAAGCCCTAACGGAAATACACGAAGGAGCCCTGAGTGGATTGCCGCATCTGAAGCGACTAATACTGAAGGACAATGCCCTGACGACTCTATCGGATGGGTTGTTCTCGTGGAATGAACTGGTAGATTTGGACCTCTCTGAGAACCCCATAGTTTGTGATTGTAGAATCCTGTGGCTCCGGAATGTGCTAGTTAATAAGAGTAACGGTAGTCAGAATCAGATTCCGGTGATATGTGCCTCACCGGACAGGTTGAGGGAGCAAGCTCTGCAAGTCTTATCGCCAGATCTTCTGGGATGTTCCCATACGGATCCTAGACAGCAAGCGATAATTTGTGCTGTGCTAGTGGCAGCTGCGGCAATTCTGACAACTTTGGCACTAGTGCTCTACAAATGTCGCAGGAGAATTCGAGAAGTAGTGAAAGGTGGCTGGGGAAACAGTGCCATTGGTCGAAAAGAGCGTGAGTATCAGAAAACCTTCTCCGAAGAAGATTACATGGGACGACATTCGAACCCGTGCGGTTTGGGAGTGCATCCAACCACATTGAACAACTACCAAATCAACAACCATCACACACATGGAATTCGGCACATACCGGTAACGGAACTATAG